In Aquimarina sp. TRL1, a single window of DNA contains:
- a CDS encoding TerB family tellurite resistance protein, with protein sequence MFKWITAFAGYAFFNFPGAILGFIIGSLIDAVTGKNSATIKQVFSNETTVSPGDFELNLLSLCSIVIKADGKVNQTELDYVRQYFVNAYGKERANATFRTFNDVIKKREVSAQRICLYLSHKTRYASRLQIVHFLFGIANADGHVSSAEAEEIRKIAGFLRISANDFESIKAMFFKTEDHAYKILEIDKNASEAEIKKAFRTMAKKYHPDKVQHLDPVHIKGAEEKFRQVQMAYDQIRKERGIK encoded by the coding sequence ATGTTTAAATGGATTACTGCCTTTGCAGGATATGCTTTCTTTAATTTCCCAGGAGCCATATTGGGGTTTATCATCGGTAGTCTTATTGACGCTGTTACAGGAAAAAACAGTGCGACTATAAAACAAGTGTTCTCTAATGAGACAACCGTAAGTCCCGGAGATTTTGAATTAAACTTACTATCTCTTTGTTCTATTGTGATTAAAGCTGATGGAAAAGTAAATCAAACAGAGCTTGATTATGTTCGTCAATATTTTGTCAATGCCTATGGAAAAGAAAGAGCGAATGCGACATTCAGAACGTTTAATGATGTTATCAAAAAAAGGGAGGTCTCTGCACAGCGAATCTGCCTATACCTTTCTCATAAAACCCGGTATGCTTCTAGATTACAAATTGTTCATTTTTTATTTGGCATTGCTAATGCAGACGGACATGTCAGTAGTGCAGAAGCCGAAGAAATTCGTAAAATAGCTGGTTTTCTAAGAATAAGTGCAAATGATTTTGAAAGTATTAAAGCTATGTTTTTCAAAACTGAAGATCATGCATATAAAATTCTGGAGATAGACAAGAATGCCTCGGAGGCAGAAATAAAAAAAGCATTTCGTACGATGGCAAAAAAATATCATCCCGACAAAGTACAACATTTGGATCCGGTACACATAAAAGGAGCCGAAGAAAAGTTCAGACAAGTACAAATGGCTTATGATCAAATTCGAAAAGAAAGAGGTATAAAATAA
- a CDS encoding DUF6261 family protein, with product MNSPYLHRYRNGEYLQYMKDILELVNEQDTNALQLTNYVNNLLPLIDKIEIAFLKSQGNGLTKDILALDERRDRAIVGLRGLTDSYKYHFDKKISKAATALHDNIILHGNNIQRMSFQEETTVLNSIITDWEREEDLIAAVQVLKLGDWLSDLKSTNIDFSTKYIDRVGSAAVNSSSNISKLREKATNAYKHLVSRIHAGSTLAISPEYDILLDQMNILAGQYNFVVDNRTGLKKKSTNPSTES from the coding sequence TATAGAAACGGAGAATATCTACAATACATGAAAGATATTCTAGAATTAGTTAACGAGCAAGACACAAATGCTTTACAACTAACAAATTATGTAAATAATTTATTACCCTTAATAGACAAGATAGAAATTGCTTTTTTAAAAAGTCAAGGAAACGGATTGACCAAAGATATCCTTGCCCTTGACGAACGAAGGGACAGAGCTATTGTCGGCTTACGAGGTTTAACCGATAGTTATAAATATCATTTTGACAAGAAAATCTCAAAAGCAGCGACAGCTCTACACGACAATATTATCTTACACGGAAACAATATACAACGCATGAGCTTTCAAGAAGAAACCACTGTTCTCAATAGCATTATTACTGACTGGGAAAGAGAGGAAGATCTCATTGCTGCTGTACAAGTTCTAAAGCTGGGAGATTGGCTTTCTGATCTAAAAAGTACAAATATTGATTTTTCTACCAAATATATTGACCGTGTTGGCTCTGCTGCTGTGAACTCTTCTTCTAACATCTCCAAATTGAGAGAAAAAGCAACCAATGCGTACAAACATCTCGTATCCCGTATTCATGCAGGTTCAACTCTTGCTATCTCTCCTGAATATGACATCTTATTAGATCAGATGAATATTCTTGCCGGACAATACAACTTTGTTGTAGACAACAGAACCGGTCTTAAAAAAAAATCAACAAACCCCTCTACAGAATCTTAA